The nucleotide sequence TACGTGATGATCATCCAGAGCCCCGATTTCTTCAGCTTGGAGAAGAAGTTTGAGCTGCGTGGCGACACGGTGATGAAGCTAATGACCAACTCGATTGACTACGGCCTGCCGCTGATTTTCCAGAACATCGAGTTCGACCAGGACAAGTCGCACATCCGGGCATCCATGCAGCCCATTCTGGACCGCATTGCGCTGTTCATGGTTGACCACCCGACGTTCCGCCTCAGCATCACGGGCCACACCGATTCCAAGGGCGACCCGGATTTCAACGAGCGACTCTCGCAGGAGCGGGCTGAGTCTATCCGGCGCTACATCGAAACCAAGGGCAAGCTCAAGCCCAACCGCATCGACAGTTTCGGCTACGGCTCCACCAAGCCGCTGAAGGAGGAAGTCACCGACGAAGACGCCAAAACCAACCGCCGCGTAGAGTTCCGCCTCATCCGGCCCGACGGCGAAGAAGGCAAGAAGCCCGCCGCCGATGGCGGCGGTGAATGGAAGTAGCCAACTGTAGCATAGGCTTCAGCCTGTGCCCGCCAGCGGGTGTCATTGCGAGCGGAGCGAAGCAATCCTTCCTCTCCTTGTGCTAAGCGTAAATTAAGCACAAAGCCCTCCGGCATTAGGTTACGAACCTACCGCCGGAGGGCTTTGCTGTAAGGAAAGTGTCTGCCACGAGAGGAAGGATTGCTTCGCGCTGCTCGCAATGACAGCCAGCTTACCAGTTGAACTTTTGGGTTTCCTCGCCGTCGCGGAACAGCTGGCTTTGCTTTTTGCCGCCGGCTTCCAGGTTCACGATGTTCATCTGGTCGGGAAACTGGTCGAGCAGCAGCGTGTTGCGCAGCGTGAAACCGGTGAGCGGCCGGGCGGTTTTCAGGGTGAAGTAGAGCCAGTGCGCATCCCGCTCTTTCTGCAGCCCCAAGAACTGCAGCGGCAGCGCCTCGCCCGGCCGGCCCCCGAATGCCAGCGACTTGCGCAGCAAGGCCGTGGTCAGCTGCTGCACCAGCGGCTTCGGGGTCTGGTCGAGGCTGATGGGGGCCGGCTGCCCTACCGACAGGGCCTTCTCGAAGTCGTCGGTGAAGACTTTGAGGGCCACTTCCAGCTGTTGCTTGGCCGGGTTGTAGCGCACATCCAGGATGCTGGCATGGTAGGTATGCGCCCATACCGTGAGCGAGGCCAGCAGCAGCAGCGAGAACAACAGGAGTTTACGGAACATCATAGGAAAGTAAGACAGGTACCCGGCCGGGGCGATAATCGTGCCGGGGCCGGCAGTCCGCGCAGGTGGCCCCGGGCGGCAGCCGGCGGCTACCAGACGGGTTTCGAGGAGCAGGGCTGCAAAAGTAACGCGCTTCTCTACCTTTGCGGCGGGCAAGGCGCGGCTTCACCCGGCACCTACTGCTAGGCACTGCCGCCATAAGCCTCTTTCTCGCAACATTCCAACTGACCCGATATGGCGCACAACACTCCTTCTACCTCTATTCCGGCCCAGACCATGCAGCTTGGCTCCTACCAGGCCGCTGTCGACAGCAAGCTGCAGGAATTCAACGACAAATACTTCACGGCGGGCTTCTGGCAGAAGCAGGCCGACCTGTGGGTGCAGGACGCCGACGCCCAGCAGAGCCTGCGCAGCTTCATGGGCTGGCTGCGCGTAGCCGAAACCATGCTGCCTCGAGTGGGCGAAATCCAGGACTTTGCCCGCGAGGTGAAGGCCGCCGGCTTCCGGCACGTAGTGGTGATGGGTATGGGCGGCAGCACCATGACGCCTATCGTGTTCAAGCAGGCCTTCGAGCAAAGCGCCGACGGCCTTCCGCTGTCCGTGCTCGATACCACTAACCCGGGCTCGGTGCGCGAGATTGAAGACGCCGTGCCGCTAGCCGAAACCCTGTTTGTGGTAGCCAGCAAATCGGGCACCACGGCCGAGCCCTTGGCTTTCGGCGACTACTTCTACGCCCGCCTGAAAGAGTTGAAGGGCGACAAAGCCGGCGAAAACTTCGTGGCCATCACCGACCCCGGCTCTAAATTCGTAACCCAGGCCACCGCCGAGGGCTACCGCCGCATTTTTCTGAATTTCACGGAGGTGGGCGGCCGCTTCTCGGCCCTCTCCTACTTCGGGCTGGTGCCGGCCGCGCTGTATGGCATCGACATCAAAACGCTGCTGGAGCGCGCCATTGGCATGATGCAGGCCAGTGGCTCGGAAGGCGACGTAGCCAACAACCCCGGCTTGGAGCTGGGCGTGGCGCTGGGCGTACTGGCCCAACAGGGCCGCGACAAACTCACGCTGGTGGTGCCCGCCGGCCTCTCCGACTTCGGCCTGTGGCTGGAGCAGCTTATTGCCGAAAGCACCGGCAAGGAAGACAAAGGCATCCTGCCCCTGGCCGGCGACCCGCTCAACGGCCCCGAGGTATATGGCCAGGACCGCGTGTTCGTGTACGTGGGCTACGAAAGTCAGCCGGACACCGAAAACCGCCAGAAAGTGGCCGCACTGCAGGCCGCGGGCCATCCGATCATCACCATTC is from Hymenobacter yonginensis and encodes:
- a CDS encoding DUF6702 family protein, translated to MMFRKLLLFSLLLLASLTVWAHTYHASILDVRYNPAKQQLEVALKVFTDDFEKALSVGQPAPISLDQTPKPLVQQLTTALLRKSLAFGGRPGEALPLQFLGLQKERDAHWLYFTLKTARPLTGFTLRNTLLLDQFPDQMNIVNLEAGGKKQSQLFRDGEETQKFNW